In Actinomycetota bacterium, the genomic stretch CGTGACCGAATACAACTGTCACATTAATGATCCTGAATTTGCCGACGCCATCGTTGCTCAGGTCTTGGCGTTTACCAAGGACAGAGTAATAGCTGCATAACCATGACCGCAGATTCCCGATTGCCGATAACGATTGATTCATTACTGGACCGTAATCGGGCCTGGTCTTCTAGGATGCAAGCTGCAGATTCAGAGTTCTTTCGGCGGCTTGCACACCAACAGTCACCGCAATTGCTATGGATTGGCTGCTCTGACAGTCGCGTCGCCGCCAATCAAATTCTTGATCTCGCCCCTGGCGAAGTATTCACCCACAGAAACGTTGCCAATGTGGTGGCAAGTGGTGATCTGAACTGCCAGTCAGTGATTCAGTTCGCTGTGGATGTCTTGAAGGTGCGCCACGTCATGGTGGTCGGGCACTACGGTTGCAGCGGCATCCGCGCTTCTGTCGAGAGACTGCGCCTAGGTCTTGTCGACAATTGGCTTGGGCACGTCGGTGCCGTTTATGCCAGACACCGGCGGATGCTGATGGCCCTGCCAATAGCCGACCGGGAAAACCGGCTGTGCGAGCTGAACGTGGCTGAACAATTCCAAAACGTGTGCCAGTCCCACGTCGTTCGCGATGCGTGGGCGCGTGAGCAGTCATTGTCTGTTCATGGTTGGGTGTATGGTCTGCAGGATGGCCTATTATCCGAACTTGAGCTGTCCGCGTCGAACAGCAACGCAGCGGACAGCGCGTATCAGGCAGCGCTCGACCGCATGTCGAATCCGCAGGTCAAAGTTCGGCAACATTCTGTCGACGATCGATGATGAAGAGCTCCCAGCCATCTGCGCCGCACCAGGATCTAGCGTGGCGTAGCTCAGCGGCGATTTGGCACCCCTGCACCCAGATGCAGCGCGCAGCCACGGTGCCACCGCTGCCCATCG encodes the following:
- the can gene encoding carbonate dehydratase, with the translated sequence MTADSRLPITIDSLLDRNRAWSSRMQAADSEFFRRLAHQQSPQLLWIGCSDSRVAANQILDLAPGEVFTHRNVANVVASGDLNCQSVIQFAVDVLKVRHVMVVGHYGCSGIRASVERLRLGLVDNWLGHVGAVYARHRRMLMALPIADRENRLCELNVAEQFQNVCQSHVVRDAWAREQSLSVHGWVYGLQDGLLSELELSASNSNAADSAYQAALDRMSNPQVKVRQHSVDDR